Proteins encoded within one genomic window of Kibdelosporangium phytohabitans:
- a CDS encoding N-acetyltransferase → MQAGVKAAKALHEVHHPVLKLVRDAHFVLIGTRRDYRKRGVASALIGHALRAAADQATTAPVRTRTRLTGPACSSEPGSPPRIRYVRWALQPVR, encoded by the coding sequence GTGCAGGCCGGGGTCAAGGCGGCGAAGGCGCTGCACGAGGTGCACCACCCGGTGCTGAAGCTGGTCCGCGACGCGCACTTCGTGCTCATCGGGACGCGCCGGGACTACCGCAAGCGGGGTGTCGCGAGCGCGTTGATCGGGCACGCGTTGCGCGCCGCCGCCGATCAGGCTACGACCGCGCCAGTTCGAACGCGGACCCGGCTGACGGGTCCGGCCTGTTCGAGCGAGCCTGGTTCACCCCCCCGGATCCGGTACGTGCGCTGGGCGCTTCAGCCGGTCAGGTAG
- a CDS encoding NIPSNAP family protein produces MILEIRTYRLKPGTTGDFVATMRDEVAPLLAEAGIRVVDSGASLVREDGHEEAYLIRAFDSVEQRDELESAFYGSDIWRQGPREAIVSRIESYHTIVLAAAALTSPTTRNTGDRAQGGSSTKG; encoded by the coding sequence ATGATCCTGGAGATTCGGACGTACCGGCTCAAGCCGGGGACGACCGGCGACTTCGTCGCCACCATGCGGGACGAAGTCGCTCCCCTGCTCGCCGAAGCGGGCATCCGCGTCGTGGACAGCGGGGCGTCGCTGGTGCGGGAGGACGGCCACGAGGAGGCGTACCTGATCCGGGCGTTCGACTCCGTGGAGCAGCGCGACGAGTTGGAGAGCGCGTTCTACGGCAGCGACATCTGGCGCCAGGGTCCCCGGGAAGCGATCGTCTCGCGGATCGAGTCCTACCACACGATCGTGCTCGCTGCTGCCGCCTTGACCTCCCCTACCACACGAAACACCGGTGACCGGGCGCAGGGTGGGAGTTCGACCAAAGGATGA
- a CDS encoding ABC transporter substrate-binding protein, with protein MTTRPEPGLTRRGFLGSAAAIGLLTACGGGATQAGGAPRRGGTLTVATGGAKGSDTLDPMLLNSVPVSFMARTLYDQLADYSNEMQYQLRMAESIESNAAGDEWTIRVRQGIEFHNGKTLDADDVLFTFQRTFSLPGAVTVGKFKAFVDLNAITRLDQRTLRMRLLRPAATFQTALASPFKIVPVGFDPRNPVGTGPFKYKSFTPNRQWVCERFGNYWDATGESQPSDTPAPADLGPKPYLDQLVVNVINDDSARINALVTGQVDAINQLPYAQIPTIEQKPGLKLMESKTGAWTGIYMNMRQAPFNDVRVRQALRLAVDRDQALTACLSGRGVVAHDLPEPFAPGYPTALQRKRDIARARALLKEAGQEGVTVELVTGPVSTEAVAMCTVLAKNAAEIGMTINVKQVDTATLFGPNFHNWPFSVDKWPPQGNYLTLSALTDLSDTTTLTHMGEPDLSALRSLYEQAQATTDQAKQAELTQRMYQIQFDRGGWIIPFFANVENAHSTRSAGWPKSDFAGRTFGNARFEQVYLTG; from the coding sequence ATGACAACGCGACCGGAGCCGGGTTTGACCCGGCGTGGATTCCTCGGTTCGGCCGCCGCGATCGGCCTGCTCACGGCCTGCGGCGGCGGAGCGACACAGGCAGGCGGCGCACCACGGCGAGGCGGCACGCTGACCGTCGCGACCGGCGGCGCCAAGGGATCCGACACCCTGGACCCGATGCTGCTCAACAGCGTGCCGGTCAGCTTCATGGCCCGCACGCTCTACGACCAGCTCGCCGACTACAGCAACGAGATGCAGTACCAGCTGCGGATGGCCGAGTCGATCGAGTCCAACGCGGCCGGTGACGAGTGGACGATCCGCGTCCGGCAGGGCATCGAGTTCCACAACGGCAAGACACTCGACGCCGACGACGTGCTGTTCACCTTCCAGCGCACCTTCTCCCTGCCGGGAGCGGTGACCGTCGGGAAGTTCAAGGCGTTCGTCGACCTCAACGCCATCACCAGACTGGACCAGCGCACACTGCGGATGAGACTGCTGCGCCCGGCCGCGACCTTCCAGACCGCGCTGGCGAGCCCGTTCAAGATCGTCCCGGTCGGGTTCGACCCGCGCAACCCGGTCGGCACGGGGCCGTTCAAGTACAAGAGCTTCACGCCGAACCGGCAGTGGGTGTGCGAACGCTTCGGCAACTACTGGGACGCCACCGGCGAGTCGCAGCCGAGCGACACACCCGCACCGGCGGACCTCGGGCCCAAGCCGTACCTCGACCAGCTGGTCGTGAACGTGATCAACGACGACTCGGCCAGGATCAACGCACTGGTGACCGGCCAGGTCGACGCGATCAACCAGCTGCCGTACGCGCAGATCCCGACGATCGAGCAGAAACCCGGCCTGAAGCTGATGGAATCCAAGACCGGGGCGTGGACCGGGATCTACATGAACATGCGCCAGGCGCCGTTCAACGACGTGCGCGTACGGCAGGCGCTGCGGCTGGCCGTCGACCGCGACCAGGCCCTCACCGCGTGCCTGTCCGGCCGTGGCGTGGTGGCCCACGACCTGCCCGAACCGTTCGCGCCCGGCTACCCCACCGCGTTGCAGCGCAAGCGGGACATCGCGCGAGCCCGGGCGTTGCTCAAGGAAGCCGGGCAGGAAGGCGTCACGGTGGAACTGGTCACCGGCCCGGTGTCCACCGAGGCGGTGGCCATGTGCACGGTGCTGGCGAAGAACGCGGCCGAGATCGGGATGACGATCAACGTCAAGCAGGTGGACACGGCGACGCTGTTCGGCCCGAACTTCCACAACTGGCCGTTCTCCGTGGACAAGTGGCCGCCGCAGGGCAACTACCTGACCCTGTCGGCGCTGACCGACCTCAGCGACACGACGACGCTGACGCACATGGGCGAACCGGACCTCAGCGCGCTGCGGTCGCTCTACGAGCAGGCCCAGGCCACCACCGACCAGGCCAAGCAGGCCGAGCTGACGCAGCGGATGTACCAGATCCAGTTCGACCGCGGCGGCTGGATCATCCCGTTCTTCGCCAACGTGGAGAACGCGCACAGCACGCGGTCGGCCGGCTGGCCGAAGTCCGACTTCGCCGGCCGCACGTTCGGCAACGCCCGCTTCGAGCAGGTCTACCTGACCGGCTGA
- a CDS encoding PIG-L deacetylase family protein produces the protein MATVVALHAHPDDEVLLTGGTLARLADEGHRVVIVVACDGVVRADATGPALRSRLDELRASACVLGAARVEHLGYADTGHGPELSADPPGRTRFGNVSVGEAAGKLADLLRAEHADLLLSYDPRGGYGHRDHVRVHHVGARAAELTGVRVLEATLPREPVVRVFHVLRVLRLVRRYDPEVIATSYSPRSAITHRLDVRRYAARKRAALAAHRSQTHGTGRAAPLFRALAALPSPIFGLLLGREWFVDPAGNPTRTTSDNLPG, from the coding sequence ATGGCCACTGTCGTCGCCTTGCACGCCCACCCCGACGACGAGGTGCTGCTGACCGGCGGGACGCTCGCCCGGCTCGCCGACGAAGGTCACCGGGTCGTCATCGTCGTGGCCTGCGACGGGGTCGTGCGTGCCGACGCCACCGGCCCGGCCCTGCGGTCCCGGCTGGACGAACTGCGTGCCAGCGCCTGTGTGCTCGGCGCAGCCAGGGTCGAACACCTCGGGTACGCCGACACCGGACACGGCCCGGAGCTGTCCGCCGACCCGCCGGGCCGCACCAGGTTCGGCAACGTCTCCGTCGGCGAAGCCGCGGGCAAGCTCGCCGACCTGCTCCGCGCCGAACACGCCGACCTGCTGCTGAGCTACGACCCGCGCGGCGGCTACGGGCACCGTGACCACGTCCGCGTTCACCACGTCGGTGCCCGCGCGGCCGAACTGACCGGCGTCCGTGTCCTGGAAGCCACCCTGCCCCGTGAACCGGTCGTCCGGGTCTTCCACGTGCTGCGCGTGCTGCGGCTGGTCCGCCGCTACGACCCGGAGGTGATCGCCACCAGCTACAGCCCGCGGTCGGCGATCACCCACCGGCTGGACGTCCGGCGGTACGCCGCCCGCAAACGGGCCGCGCTCGCCGCCCACCGCTCGCAGACCCACGGCACCGGCCGGGCCGCTCCCCTGTTCCGCGCGCTGGCCGCGCTGCCGTCCCCGATTTTCGGGTTGTTGCTCGGCCGGGAGTGGTTCGTCGACCCCGCCGGTAACCCCACCCGCACCACCAGCGACAATCTTCCCGGTTAG
- a CDS encoding SpoIIE family protein phosphatase: MAKDSAIPPDLAAAVALGGKTGEQFAAYDWASHPLGPVDSWPAETRSLVAVALTSRFPIVLWLGAEDLYLVYNDAYLPVLGEKHPAALGMPGQEVWWDIWDSIGPMLGGVVASGQSTWSDDLLLPVVTAGQPRERYFTFSYSPIITSSGAVDGVFCAVTETTERVLGQRRLSILNDFGAALMETRTVDDAVHAAIGACATQDRDLPLVAVYVEDPDSKTARLRASTPLVNGLMPSSLEALAPASATGSAVNVVADLQELVPSLPTVFPAGCPEQALILPINEATEAMARGALVVGVNPRQPLDNQYRGFCRLLADQLSAAFATAGSYQRERERADFLAELDRAKTTFLTNVSHEFRTPMTLLLGPLDDAIADSHDNPVQTERLDTARRNAQRLLRLVNSLLDFSRAEAGRSTAATVLVDVGTLTAQITSSFAELCQRAGIELIVACDPVVAAVDLGMWETIVLNLLSNAVKFTFTGSITVAVAKTGADTVSVTVGDTGSGIAAADLGRLFDRFYRAGNTRGRSVEGSGIGLSLVRELVELHDGTIEVDSELDVGTTVTIRLPVTAAQEQDVIVTPRPSDNNPFVAEAMQWLGTDLSTSLAPHQRTAGERRPLVLIADDNADMRRHIDRILSARWDTVVFGDGATALHGARRHRPDVIVTDVMMPALDGFGLVSAIRADPATAAIPVLMLSARAGQEATGEGFSSGADDYLAKPFSSHELVNRVAARISGAERERAERERNQVHTNRARFTARLGTAESIEDILTAFIRSPGTSLGADTVAIATTDIGSEQIRIHYAGTLPTELRDRYHTVAADAPLPWTDVIGTGQSLIIADTADADPRYEAIVRDWAGSVGAAAIYPLKDSTGTVHGSLALLWSAPRVFEPIHLNILATLSARTYQALDRVRAMQREHQIATDFQDHLLDLDRRSTTTVVAAHYEPTAEAMRVGGDWYLVAPLDDPGRVGVSVGDVVGHGLPAATVMSKLRSALTAAALTVAEPHAVLELVQRYAMAVPGATCSTVAYAVVDTNNHTISYACAGHPYPLVVTPTGATRYLEQGRRPPLAAVNFTNATPAELADFPPGSLLILYTDGLIERHGESLDEGFDRLAAAASRCRNLASGLVCAELLKELVPPGGFSDDVAILALRPAGVTSDSFVSAIPASGASTPSLRHRFRAWLADLGLPDMLVHDILLAVGEAVSNAIEHGSGSDAHKNIFVEAFADEHTISTTVSDTGRWSSDSSASHREAQRGRGLTLINGLSDRVATVRTSRGTHVTMHHSRLAAPEPMPITGAAR, from the coding sequence GTGGCCAAGGACAGCGCGATCCCACCCGATCTGGCGGCGGCTGTCGCGCTCGGCGGGAAGACGGGTGAGCAGTTCGCTGCCTACGACTGGGCCTCGCACCCGCTCGGTCCGGTCGACAGCTGGCCCGCCGAGACGCGGTCGCTGGTGGCGGTGGCGCTGACCTCGCGGTTCCCGATCGTGCTGTGGCTCGGCGCGGAGGATCTCTACTTGGTCTACAACGACGCCTACCTGCCTGTGCTGGGCGAGAAGCACCCGGCCGCGCTGGGCATGCCCGGCCAGGAGGTGTGGTGGGACATCTGGGACTCCATCGGCCCGATGCTCGGCGGAGTCGTCGCGTCCGGCCAGTCGACCTGGTCGGACGACCTGCTGCTCCCCGTCGTCACGGCCGGGCAGCCGCGCGAACGGTACTTCACGTTCAGCTACAGCCCCATCATCACGAGCTCCGGCGCGGTGGACGGCGTGTTCTGCGCCGTCACCGAAACCACCGAGCGGGTGCTCGGGCAGCGGCGGTTGTCGATCCTCAACGACTTCGGCGCGGCCCTGATGGAGACGCGGACGGTCGACGACGCCGTGCACGCCGCCATCGGAGCGTGCGCGACGCAGGACCGTGACTTGCCGCTGGTCGCCGTGTACGTGGAAGACCCGGACTCGAAGACCGCGCGACTGCGTGCCAGCACACCGCTGGTGAACGGCCTGATGCCGTCCTCGCTGGAGGCCCTCGCCCCCGCCTCGGCGACCGGGTCCGCCGTGAACGTGGTGGCGGACCTCCAGGAGCTGGTGCCGTCGCTGCCGACGGTGTTCCCGGCCGGCTGTCCCGAGCAGGCGCTGATCCTGCCGATCAACGAGGCCACCGAGGCGATGGCCCGCGGCGCGCTGGTCGTCGGCGTCAACCCGCGCCAGCCGCTGGACAACCAGTACCGCGGGTTCTGCCGGTTACTGGCCGACCAGCTGTCGGCGGCGTTCGCCACGGCCGGCTCGTACCAGCGCGAACGCGAGCGGGCCGATTTCCTCGCCGAGCTCGACCGGGCGAAGACGACGTTCCTGACCAACGTCAGCCACGAGTTCCGGACACCGATGACGTTGCTGCTCGGACCACTCGACGACGCCATCGCCGACAGCCACGACAACCCGGTGCAAACCGAGCGCCTGGACACCGCCCGCCGCAACGCGCAGCGGCTGCTGCGGCTGGTCAATTCCCTGTTGGACTTCTCCCGCGCCGAAGCGGGGCGGTCGACCGCCGCGACCGTCCTGGTCGACGTCGGCACGCTCACCGCGCAGATCACGTCCTCGTTCGCCGAACTGTGCCAGCGCGCCGGGATCGAGCTGATCGTGGCGTGCGATCCCGTCGTCGCGGCCGTCGACCTCGGCATGTGGGAGACGATCGTGCTGAACCTGCTGTCCAACGCGGTCAAGTTCACGTTCACCGGGTCGATCACCGTCGCCGTCGCCAAAACCGGTGCCGACACGGTCTCGGTCACGGTCGGCGACACCGGCAGCGGGATCGCCGCGGCCGACCTGGGCCGGTTGTTCGACCGGTTCTACCGCGCGGGCAACACCCGGGGCCGCAGCGTCGAAGGCAGCGGCATCGGGCTGTCGCTCGTGCGTGAACTCGTCGAGCTGCACGACGGCACCATCGAAGTCGACAGTGAGCTCGACGTGGGCACGACCGTGACCATCCGGCTGCCGGTGACCGCCGCGCAGGAACAGGACGTGATCGTGACACCCCGTCCGAGCGACAACAACCCGTTCGTCGCCGAGGCGATGCAATGGCTCGGCACCGACCTGTCCACCTCGCTGGCACCGCACCAGCGCACTGCCGGCGAGCGCCGCCCGCTGGTCCTCATCGCCGACGACAACGCCGACATGCGGCGGCACATCGACCGGATCCTGTCGGCGCGGTGGGACACCGTGGTGTTCGGCGACGGCGCGACCGCGTTGCACGGTGCCCGGCGGCACCGCCCGGACGTGATCGTGACCGACGTGATGATGCCCGCGCTGGACGGGTTCGGGCTGGTGTCCGCGATCCGCGCCGACCCAGCCACCGCCGCGATCCCCGTGCTGATGCTGTCCGCCCGCGCGGGCCAGGAAGCCACGGGTGAGGGTTTCTCCAGCGGCGCCGACGACTACCTCGCCAAACCGTTCAGCTCGCACGAGCTGGTGAACCGGGTCGCCGCGCGGATCAGCGGCGCCGAACGCGAACGCGCGGAGCGGGAACGAAACCAGGTGCACACCAACCGGGCCCGGTTCACCGCGCGGCTCGGCACCGCCGAGTCCATTGAGGACATCCTCACGGCGTTCATCAGGTCGCCCGGTACCTCGCTGGGCGCCGACACGGTCGCCATCGCCACGACCGACATCGGCTCCGAGCAGATCCGCATCCACTACGCCGGTACGTTGCCGACCGAACTGCGGGACCGCTATCACACGGTCGCCGCCGACGCGCCGCTTCCGTGGACCGACGTGATCGGCACCGGGCAGTCGCTCATCATCGCCGACACAGCGGACGCCGACCCGCGTTACGAAGCCATTGTGCGCGACTGGGCCGGCAGCGTCGGCGCCGCGGCCATCTACCCGTTGAAGGACTCCACCGGAACCGTCCACGGTTCCCTCGCGTTGCTGTGGTCGGCGCCGCGTGTGTTCGAGCCCATCCACCTGAACATCCTCGCCACGCTGTCCGCGCGCACATACCAGGCTCTGGATCGCGTGCGCGCCATGCAACGTGAGCACCAGATCGCCACCGACTTCCAGGACCACCTGCTCGACCTGGACCGGCGGTCCACCACGACGGTCGTGGCCGCCCACTACGAGCCCACCGCGGAGGCCATGCGGGTCGGCGGTGACTGGTACCTGGTCGCCCCGCTGGACGATCCGGGACGCGTCGGCGTGTCCGTCGGCGACGTCGTCGGACACGGGCTGCCTGCCGCGACCGTGATGAGCAAGCTGCGCAGCGCGCTCACCGCGGCGGCGCTGACCGTGGCCGAGCCGCACGCCGTGCTGGAACTTGTCCAGCGGTACGCGATGGCCGTGCCTGGCGCGACGTGTTCCACGGTCGCCTACGCCGTCGTCGACACGAACAACCACACCATCAGCTACGCCTGCGCGGGCCATCCATATCCGTTGGTGGTGACGCCCACGGGCGCGACGCGATATCTCGAACAAGGCCGGCGCCCGCCGTTGGCCGCGGTCAACTTCACCAACGCCACTCCCGCGGAGCTCGCCGACTTCCCGCCGGGTTCCCTGCTGATCCTCTACACCGACGGGCTCATCGAACGGCACGGCGAGTCACTCGACGAGGGCTTCGACCGGCTGGCCGCCGCCGCGAGCCGCTGCCGGAACCTCGCGTCCGGCCTGGTCTGCGCCGAACTGCTCAAGGAACTCGTCCCGCCAGGTGGCTTCAGCGACGACGTGGCCATCCTCGCGCTGCGGCCCGCCGGCGTCACCAGCGACAGTTTCGTGAGCGCCATCCCCGCGTCCGGGGCGAGCACGCCGTCGCTGCGGCACCGTTTCCGGGCGTGGCTGGCCGACCTCGGCCTGCCGGACATGCTCGTGCACGACATCCTGCTCGCTGTCGGCGAGGCGGTCAGCAACGCCATCGAGCACGGCAGCGGATCGGACGCGCACAAGAACATCTTCGTCGAGGCGTTTGCCGACGAACACACGATCTCGACCACGGTGTCCGACACCGGACGCTGGTCCAGCGACTCCTCGGCCAGCCACCGCGAGGCGCAGCGCGGCCGTGGACTCACCCTGATCAACGGCCTCAGCGACCGTGTCGCCACAGTCCGGACGAGCAGGGGCACGCACGTGACGATGCACCACAGCCGTCTCGCAGCGCCAGAACCGATGCCGATCACGGGAGCAGCTCGGTGA
- a CDS encoding class I SAM-dependent methyltransferase, whose translation MTTIERTAEPAVRGGWRTPAALYRLISSPALRAVLGWDLPRHDVRVITRKPGAVCLEVGSGGGFYTRALKAHLGEGSTLIALDPSARGTRSLEQDLRTLPGADTVCVTGDGCRLPLADDTADTLFYGYSLEEMPDPIGAIREAHRVLAPGGELVLFLWRPVMNRHRRRPVIDLLETLFERDRSAVGPQNLRLVYRKPVEEICAQDELHACPLCTVS comes from the coding sequence ATGACCACGATTGAGCGCACGGCGGAACCGGCTGTCCGAGGGGGATGGCGTACGCCTGCCGCGCTGTACCGGCTGATCAGCAGCCCGGCACTGCGCGCGGTACTGGGATGGGACCTGCCCCGCCACGACGTCCGCGTGATCACCCGCAAGCCCGGGGCGGTGTGCCTGGAGGTCGGCAGCGGCGGTGGTTTCTACACGCGGGCACTGAAAGCCCACCTCGGCGAAGGCAGCACCCTGATCGCGCTGGACCCGTCCGCACGCGGCACACGATCGCTCGAGCAGGACCTCCGCACCCTGCCCGGCGCGGACACGGTGTGCGTCACCGGCGACGGCTGCCGGCTGCCGCTGGCCGACGACACAGCCGACACGCTGTTCTACGGCTACAGCCTCGAGGAGATGCCCGACCCGATCGGTGCGATCCGTGAGGCGCACCGGGTCCTGGCACCAGGCGGGGAACTCGTGCTGTTCCTCTGGCGCCCGGTGATGAACCGGCACCGCCGCCGCCCGGTCATCGACCTGCTGGAGACCCTGTTCGAACGCGACCGGTCCGCGGTCGGGCCGCAGAACCTGCGTCTGGTCTACCGCAAGCCCGTCGAGGAGATCTGCGCACAGGACGAGCTGCACGCCTGTCCACTGTGCACCGTCAGCTGA
- a CDS encoding STAS domain-containing protein: protein MTATSYSTRLTHTGTEGDDLVTTVTVTGEIDVTNAEDLARTLAGITSEHPLVLDLSELCYFDSAGFAVLDRVLSEGPVIVVLTPGSKLRKAATLMGLPYHDDAGTAQAEARGQALP from the coding sequence GTGACCGCGACCTCCTACAGCACGCGTTTGACCCACACCGGTACGGAGGGCGACGACCTCGTCACCACCGTCACCGTCACGGGCGAGATCGACGTGACCAACGCCGAGGACCTCGCGAGGACTCTCGCTGGGATCACCAGCGAGCATCCGCTGGTGCTCGACCTGAGCGAACTGTGCTACTTCGACAGTGCGGGGTTCGCGGTGCTCGACCGTGTCCTGTCCGAGGGTCCCGTGATCGTCGTGCTGACGCCCGGCAGCAAACTCCGCAAGGCAGCCACGCTCATGGGGCTGCCCTACCACGACGACGCAGGCACGGCCCAGGCCGAGGCGCGCGGGCAGGCTCTGCCATGA
- a CDS encoding ATP-binding protein: protein MLDDTGPDPSRPAVTSADAARAWARVLPAPVCEAVLGADLDQPFVFHRFAGVGTALSAERRAVRQWAGGLGLGDYGADDIVLAVDEAVTNAIEHGYRGRPEAEPGTVGLFCGHNPEQRMAYVVVADKGAWLAPSEPGVRGRGLLLMGKLADRFDLYPADGGADGGTVALLGWYVS, encoded by the coding sequence ATGCTTGATGACACCGGCCCGGATCCGTCCCGGCCTGCCGTGACCTCCGCCGACGCCGCACGCGCGTGGGCGCGCGTGCTACCGGCCCCGGTGTGCGAAGCCGTGCTGGGCGCGGACCTGGACCAACCGTTCGTGTTCCACCGATTCGCCGGAGTCGGCACCGCCCTGTCCGCCGAGCGACGCGCCGTACGCCAGTGGGCGGGTGGCCTCGGGCTCGGCGACTACGGCGCCGACGACATCGTGCTCGCCGTGGACGAGGCGGTCACCAACGCGATCGAGCACGGCTACCGCGGCAGGCCGGAGGCCGAGCCCGGCACGGTCGGGCTGTTCTGCGGGCACAACCCGGAGCAGCGGATGGCGTACGTCGTCGTGGCCGACAAGGGCGCGTGGCTCGCCCCGAGCGAACCGGGTGTGCGCGGGCGTGGCCTGCTGTTGATGGGCAAGCTGGCCGACCGGTTCGACCTGTACCCCGCCGACGGTGGCGCGGACGGGGGCACAGTGGCGTTGCTCGGCTGGTACGTCAGCTGA
- a CDS encoding FAD-binding oxidoreductase, whose amino-acid sequence MSGPTRRGFLAGTAALGGTALIGGEAAATEAEAVRESPVVPVGDARYEDLVLRRTNERFFPRPEYFRLPTSTEQVVRAVNDAVRAGKRITVRSGGHCYENFVGDMAEVIIDMSAMRQVAFDERRGAFVIEPGASLWEVYQRLYLGWGVTIPGGQCGGVAAGGHIQGGGYGPLSRQLGSVVDYLYAVEIVVVDRGGRARAVVATREPGDPNRDLWWAHTGAGGGSFGIVTRYWMRTPGATGSDPAQLLPKPPAATLSAGVGWDWRDVTKESFFALLRNYGEWHERNSAPGSRYASLFSPLLITRRMKGDEPGGFGMVVSMDATVPDAEGLLRAYIADVTKGVAGTKEILPLTRRPWLAAVKLGSLSQTDESGMYKGKAAYLRKRFTDAQIATAYEYLTSTDHDNESALLWLLSYGGKVNTVSPDATVLPQRDSIMKVIYTVSWTDPKAENANLDWIRRWYSAMYKETGGVPVPNGVNDGSYINYPDSDTLDPKWNTSGVAWHALYYKDNYRRLQQVKARWDPRDVFHHVMSVKLPR is encoded by the coding sequence ATGTCTGGTCCAACTCGGCGGGGATTCCTCGCCGGTACAGCCGCTCTGGGAGGCACGGCGCTGATCGGCGGTGAGGCGGCGGCGACGGAGGCGGAGGCGGTGCGGGAGTCGCCGGTCGTCCCGGTCGGCGACGCCCGTTACGAGGACCTCGTCCTGCGCCGCACGAACGAGCGGTTCTTCCCGCGTCCCGAGTACTTCCGCCTGCCCACCTCGACCGAGCAGGTCGTGCGGGCGGTGAACGACGCTGTGCGGGCGGGCAAGCGGATCACGGTCCGCAGCGGCGGGCACTGCTACGAGAACTTCGTCGGCGACATGGCCGAGGTGATCATCGACATGTCCGCGATGCGGCAGGTCGCGTTCGACGAGCGCCGCGGCGCGTTCGTGATCGAGCCGGGCGCGAGCCTGTGGGAGGTGTACCAGCGGCTCTACCTGGGCTGGGGCGTGACGATCCCCGGTGGCCAGTGCGGCGGCGTCGCCGCGGGCGGGCACATCCAGGGCGGTGGCTACGGTCCGCTGTCGCGGCAGTTGGGCTCGGTCGTGGACTACCTGTACGCCGTGGAGATCGTCGTGGTGGACCGCGGCGGGCGGGCACGGGCGGTGGTCGCGACCCGCGAACCCGGCGACCCGAACCGCGACCTGTGGTGGGCGCACACCGGAGCCGGGGGAGGGAGCTTCGGCATCGTCACCCGGTACTGGATGCGCACGCCCGGGGCCACCGGCAGCGACCCCGCGCAGTTGTTGCCGAAACCGCCCGCGGCCACGCTCAGCGCCGGGGTCGGCTGGGACTGGCGCGACGTGACGAAGGAGTCGTTCTTCGCCCTGCTGCGCAACTACGGCGAATGGCACGAGCGCAACAGCGCGCCCGGGTCCCGGTACGCGAGCCTGTTCAGCCCGCTGCTGATCACGCGGCGGATGAAAGGCGACGAGCCCGGCGGATTCGGCATGGTTGTCTCGATGGACGCGACCGTGCCCGACGCGGAAGGGCTGCTGCGGGCGTACATCGCGGATGTCACCAAGGGAGTCGCGGGCACCAAGGAGATCCTGCCGCTCACGCGCAGGCCGTGGCTGGCCGCGGTGAAGCTCGGTTCGCTCAGCCAGACCGACGAATCCGGGATGTACAAGGGAAAAGCAGCGTACCTGCGGAAGCGTTTCACCGACGCGCAGATCGCGACGGCGTACGAATACCTGACCAGCACGGACCATGACAACGAATCCGCGTTGCTGTGGCTGCTGTCGTACGGCGGCAAGGTGAACACGGTGTCACCGGACGCGACCGTGCTGCCCCAACGGGACAGCATCATGAAGGTGATCTACACGGTTTCCTGGACGGACCCGAAGGCCGAGAACGCGAACCTCGACTGGATCCGCCGCTGGTACAGCGCGATGTACAAGGAAACCGGCGGCGTGCCCGTGCCCAACGGCGTGAACGACGGCTCGTACATCAACTACCCGGACAGCGACACCTTGGATCCGAAGTGGAACACGTCAGGCGTTGCGTGGCACGCGTTGTACTACAAGGACAACTACCGCAGGCTTCAGCAAGTCAAGGCCCGCTGGGACCCGCGGGACGTCTTCCACCACGTGATGTCGGTCAAACTGCCTCGTTAG